Proteins from a single region of Psilocybe cubensis strain MGC-MH-2018 chromosome 3, whole genome shotgun sequence:
- a CDS encoding Trafficking protein particle complex II-specific subunit 120, producing the protein MDTHAFASLAHIRILLIPVGLIPRSSFDVYAEEIRSFDSIRLGEIPTDTRDGRAARFLPNPLSKGNILLSFPTHPPPQSHSLLSLVRPSHFPLAVIGVATCSQSESSKSLYSQFRSSLADIFPSGSTYPLVTNCFAFEDVEGTANLDPGETLPGLVTVPCIKNRKLHIGTLLGVLCSQILTEFGVLVQALETPLGNEYLNASLMPFLPPVAELPSSLNSFSRTESSPSINSHNSSPDISRSSFSLAAAPAIKRNASSANSSTARQSTLGVQAQKKRLSTIGTSSSHGRLYKMLGDFFLLSGRTEDATIWYNEAVQLFKSSHDPLWYACTLEGMATIAIIDAWSVGHGLNNSVTAVKEPWTDVSDRLQQAINLYQKTPAPDGEQMHSLLAYLFCGCVLRQTSLLFSVWSSKGWGPLAFTIMLQSGTKPQLPPTLLSDDRDQWLILERLSSITGISRASISSALSQLHGPWLLHLGQRERISILETMASFYSCLGYHRKEAYILREVLGCILDLMVCGREEDGFSQPTAQSAGLGIHNVHAGAGGNWGTVGVRLSESSAGNESVLRLLKYVCKVLGINLESVGLVEGTKSRESPNPPSLDDYDEDIIEELRQPCGWPELQVGVVREAVAVAEALPDFPTVAQFALSSLKTLQTVLTSGDQYHLYSTASRALVTARRRGDSRAVEYWSGRPIVSMSIAPLPAIRIPVEKPRSIQHKIGDLKPLVQGIVDPFLYNPRKATAGKEKSLVVKNEVLEFVITLQNPYIFDLELQELSLRQVLCTSGVAFESQPLRVVIPANTLHQVVLSGKATDTGTLTIRGCFVQAPGGVVREYILPLYTAQEEERISRKRRAINSENGRSKYAGLDYYHGTKQEKRSSKSPADASGPSFRFLECKVVPEQPLLRIRRSSITHGALMLYDGEKSSIRLTLENVSPITVDFLHCAFEDSTIEPAQKALAEGNLSVSDTYETEFNLIHKPVFSWDQDEAKTIAPNHILTLTVECYGKVGCNNGVIHISYSHAEDPNLHDSDVFYVRQVSYPLMVTVYHMLECNGMDLLQFPSYPLSLLRNNHPKNARMSSLHFEDDTGWCLFSIEVRNTYGSPFDVALIRTQHGESAASSTTTIPPGSVSRLVIPIKKILLEEEQLSKPIPTLSDRQFVLAQSSLSEADQRAQRELFWYREELFKCVRGRWHETGGTRSGELSFRTQRMTLPMLEVFRLEIARVSLSLGSSCDGTTQQQANRNGSRHYPKVNEFVELKATVSYYQDYKLITLVASSLVFTMELEANPSEYIIYEGVLNDLPVGRLESGESREITTSVCFLASGHFEISALVRGFGGATADSRVARAHITAILKDDP; encoded by the exons ATGGACACGCATGCCTTTGCTTCGCTTGCACATATCCGAATTCTGCTTATACCCGTCGGCTTGATACCACGATCTTCTTTCGATGTTTATGCTGAGGAAATACGAAGTTTCGACTCGATCAGGCTGGGAGAAATTCCGACAGATACCAGAGATGGAAGAG CTGCTCGCTTTCTCCCTAATCCTTTGTCGAAAGGAAACATACTTCTAAGTTTTCCAACGCATCCTCCACCTCAATCACACTCCCTACTTTCTCTTGTTCGGCCATCACACTTCCCACTTGCAGTCATCGGCGTTGCAACATGTTCCCAATCTGAATCCTCGAAATCCCTTTATTCACAGTTCCGTTCATCCCTCGCAGACATATTTCCATCAGGAAGTACCTATCCTCTGGTAACCAACTGTTTTGCGTTCGAAGATGTAGAAGGCACAGCGAACTTAGATCCTGGAGAAACCCTACCAGGCCTGGTGACAGTACCCTGCATAAAGAATAGGAAGCTTCACATCGGAACATTGCTTGGAGTGCTGTGTTCACAAATTCTTACGGAATTTGGGGTGTTG GTGCAAGCTTTAGAAACACCCCTAGGCAACGAATATCTCAATGCATCGTTAATGCCGTTCCTCCCTCCTGTAGCCGAATTGCCATCATCTTTGAATTCTTTCTCCAGGACTGAATCATCGCCAAGTATAAATTCACATAACAGCTCACCCGACATTTCACGGTCTTCTTTTAGTCTCGCTGCAGCACCCGCTATAAAACGCAATGCGTCGTCTGCCAACTCCAGCACGGCTAGACAATCCACATTGGGTGTACAAGCACAGAAGAAGAGACTCAGTACCATTGGTACAAGCTCTTCACATGGCCGACTCTACAAAATGCTCGGGGactttttccttctttctggAAGAACGGAAGATGCAACAATCTG GTACAATGAAGCAGTCCAACTATTCAAAAGCTCTCATGATCCGCTATGGTATGCTTGCACCTTGGAGGGAATGGCGACTATCGCAATAATTGATGCATGGTCAGTGGGCCATGGTCTG AACAATTCTGTGACCGCTGTTAAAGAACCTTGGACAGATGTCAGTGACAGACTACAACAAGCCATCAACTTATACCAGAAAACGCCGGCCCCTGATGGCGAACAAATGCATTCTTTGCTTGCGTATCTCTTCTGTGGATGTGTACTTCGACAGACATCCCTACTGTTTTCTGTATGGTCTTCTAAAGGCTGGGGTCCTCTTGCTTTCACAATCATGCTTCAGTCAGGTACTAAGCCGCAGCTACCTCCAACTCTGTTATCAGACGACAGAGACCAATGGTTGATTTTGGAACGCTTGAGCTCAATCACCGGAATTTCGCGGGCATCAATATCATCTGCGTTGAGTCAGTTACACGGACCCTGGTTGTTACATCTCGGGCAACGGGAGCGGATTTCCATTCTGGAGACAATGGCCAGCTTTTATTCATGTCTGGGGTATCACCGCAAAGAAGCCTACATTCTTCGAGAAGTATTGGGTTGTATTCTGGACCTCATGGTTTGTGGCCGGGAAGAAGATGGTTTTTCCCAACCAACTGCCCAAAGCGCAGGTTTGGGTATTCACAATGTCCACGCCGGTGCCGGGGGTAACTGGGGAACGGTTGGTGTACGGTTGAGTGAAAGCTCTGCAGGAAATGAAAGTGTCCTTCGTTTGCTGAAGTATGTTTGCAAAGTGCTGGGCATCAATTTGGAGTCAGTGGGATTAGTGGAGGGCACTAAGTCACGCGAATCCCCAAACCCTCCGTCTTTGGATGATTATGACGAAGATATCATCGAAGAACTTCGACAACCCTGTGGCTGGCCTGAACTACAAGTCGGCGTTGTTCGCGAAGCTGTTGCAGTTGCAGAGGCATTACCCG ATTTTCCTACTGTTGCTCAATTCGCCCTTTCATCGTTAAAAACACTTCAGACTGTCCTGACTTCTGGAGACCAATACCATCTATACTCTACTGCCTCACGAGCGTTGGTAAcagcaagaagaagaggggaTTCCCGAGCTGTTGAGTACTGGTCAGGTAGGCCTATTGTCAGCATGTCCATTGCACC GTTACCGGCAATACGGATCCCTGTCGAGAAACCCCGGTCAATCCAACACAAAATTGGCGATTTAAAGCCCCTTGTGCAAGGGATTGTTGATCCGTTTTTGTACAATCCTAGAAAGGCGACAGCAGGCAAA GAAAAATCACTCGTTGTGAAAAATGAAGTTCTGGAATTTGTGATTACCTTGCAAAATCCCTATATCTTCGATCTAGAGTTGCAGGAGCTGTCATTAAGGCAAGTGCTCTG TACCTCAGGGGTTGCATTCGAATCCCAGCCTCTCCGGGTGGTAATTCCAGCAAACACCCTCCACCAAGTAGTTCTTTCGGGCAAAGCAACAGATACCGGCACCCTCACTATTCGTGGTTGCTTTGTTCAGGCTCCAGGAGGAGTGGTCCGAGAATATATTCTACCTTTGTACACAGCCCAGGAAGAGGAACGCATTTCACGAAAACGAAGAGCAATCAATTCAGAAAATGGTCGGTCGAAATATGCAGGATTGGATTATTATCACGGGAcgaaacaagaaaaacgtTCCAGCAAATCCCCCGCAGACGCCTCCGGTCCATCATTTAGGTTCCTAGAATGCAAAGTTGTCCCAGAGCAACCTCTCCTTCGCATTCGGCGAAGCTCTATCACTCATGGAGCATTAATGTTGTACGATGGCGAGAA GTCGTCGATCAGGTTGACCCTTGAAAATGTCTCACCTATCACTGTAGACTTTTTACATTGTGCATTCGAAGATTCTACGATCGAACCTGCCCAGAAGGCCCTGGCAGAAGGAAACCTTTCGGTCTCTGACACTTATGAAACGGAGTTTAATCTAATCCACAAACCAGTATTTTCGTGGGATCAAGATGAAGCAAAGACTATCGCACCTAATCACATCTTAACCCTGACGGTCGAATGTTACGGTAAAGTTGGCTG TAACAACGGCGTTATTCACATTTCATACTCTCATGCCGAAGACCCAAATCTTCATGACTCCGACGTATTCTATGTTCGTCAGGTGTCATACCCACTTATGGTAACGGTCTACCATATGCTTGAATGTAATGGGATGGATTTGTTGCAATTCCCTTCATATCCCCTGTCTCTGCTCCGAAATAACCATCCCAAAAATGCCCGAATGAGTTCCCTTCACTTTGAAGATGATACTGGCTGGTGTTTATTTTCAATTGAAGTACGGAATACATATGGATCTCCCTTCGATGTCGCCCTGATTCGAACCCAACATGGAGAATCCGCAGcatcatcgacgacgacaattCCACCAGGTTCCGTTTCTCG GCTCGTAATTCCGATCAAGAAAATTCTgctggaagaagaacaacTTTCAAAACCGATCCCAACTTTGTCTGATAGGCAGTTTGTTCTGGCCCAGTCAAGCTTGTCAGAAGCTGACCAAAGGGCACAACGTGAATTATTCTGGTATCGGGAGGAATTGTTCAAATGTGTTCGGGGTCGTTGGCACGAG ACTGGCGGAACTAGGTCAGGGGAACTATCCTTCAGAACTCAAAGGATGACATTGCCAATGCTTGAAGTCTTCCGACTAGAAATCGCTCGCGTTTCTTTGTCATTGGGGTCGTCTTGCGATGGAACTACGCAACAGCAAGCAAACCGCAACGGGTCACGTCATTACCCTAAAGTTAACGAGTTCGTTGAATTGAAAGCAACAGTA TCATACTACCAGGACTATAAACTGATAACACTGGTAGCATCATCCCTCGTATTCACAATGGAATTGGAAGCAAATCCTTCTGAATACATCATCTATGAAGGAGTGCTGAACGATCTTCCTGTGGGACGCCTTGAAAGTGGCGAGTCTCGTGAAATCACGACTTCTGTGTGTTTCTTGGCGTCCGGGCATTTCGAGATATCCGCGCTAGTACGTGGATTTGGAGGGGCAACTGCAGATAGCAGGGTAGCTAGAGCACACATAACTGCGATACTCAAAGATGACCCATAG